In Mugil cephalus isolate CIBA_MC_2020 chromosome 7, CIBA_Mcephalus_1.1, whole genome shotgun sequence, the sequence GAATGCACTGCACAGCCCCCCACCTCTGGAAGCAGGATCTCAATTACATGGCTGAGTGGTGCCTTTCTAGCCCAACAAAAGGCAGATCCGGCCGGTTGGGATGGAAACGGAGTCTGGGTGACACAGAGCTGGCGGACAAGAGCTGGAGTGAGTTGTCCAGAAACATTCAGCAAAGCCAAACATTGCTACGTgaacagtaacacacacacacacacaggtgggaAGGAGGCCGGGGCTTCACCCCTCCTGATCACGACAAGTCAAGATCAGGAGGGGCATCTTCCCTCTCACTGTTAGATGACCAGAGTCTGTAGATGCCTGGAGGTTGGACACTGATGGTGAGCAAGAGACTTTTAATGCTTCATTGagagatgttttctgtttatcttttatttatctggcAGGAGATGCAGCCGGATTTTAGccagttgtttttgtcatcaCCTATTAGCATTTGATACTATTAGCAGAGTGTGATGTGAATAAAGAAGAGGCCGGCTGCTATGGTGAGGATGATGTTTATATTGCTACCAGGGGACTGTCTTTATCCTGCTGTAGAAAACACAGGGTAGAGGGAAGAAGGCTTttccttttaacttttaactaaaACATCAGGAGTCCGCTCAAATTTTAAGGTAAGGCTTCTTatcattatatataaaaaaagttctTATAAGAGTTTTTAATAGAAATACTAACAGGGAATGGAGAAATTAATTAGCAAATTATacctaaaatatatttttctgtctatGAATTTACACAACTACAGATAAAGCAGAGATGGGAATCAGAAATGAACAAGGTTACATCACAGGACCGGGCTACAAATTCAAAGAAATGGAGGGAATTTTTTAGTGGAAAATAATATGGCCTATAGCCCACTGTGCACAGAAAAATGAGATCACAGTgagtaaaaatgtgacagatACCAAAATCGGCCAAAAATGGCTTGGGATTCAGAGGGTTAAGCAGTCCACTTCTTTTCACAGGGtaagctgctttttttgttactcactgtgtgtgtaaaaatgaaCATTCATGTTTGGATATTTTCAGTTTAACACCATGTCGGCGGTCACCACTCAGCCTCTTTCATTTGGTCAACTTGAACGAGAGAAGCACATCCAGATGATCTTCAGAGCTTTCCAGAGCCGCGGCGGCCCTCCTTCTTTTGAGTGTCGCACTCACCCACCTGGACCCAAATCCCACCAAGGACCTCCTGACTGGGAACCTGAAGAGCAGCTGTCAGATCTGGCTCCTGAGGGGAGGATGGAGAACGACTGTCAGCGGCCAACGGGCACGGAGGAACAGAAACTTGGAGCTGCAGCGGGGTCGGACTTTATGTCTGCGCTGGAAACAGTGAGTCGGATCCGAGTCACTGGCAGGCCAGAGCTGCAGGGTGAGTAGGAGGGattacttttgtcttttatgtgtAAAACTGCCACTTGCATTACAAAGCTGTGTCTGCTTCTGGGTGCAGGTCCACAGTGTGTTTCCAGGAGGATTTACAGCATCGCCACAGGAGGCAGCAGGTCACAGCTGTTTGTGGCCGTAGAAGGTACGCGTGTCTTGACTGACAATATTGACCTCGTGCACAATAACCATGTTTCTCAGCATTTGTTGACCTCTCGTTTCTGCCAGAGAGCTCTTGTTTGTGCCTCCAGTGCTGCGGTCCAGCTCGGGCCTGTTCCTTGCAGGGCTATGACTGTCAGGGGCGTcaggtcttttattttgaaaggccCCTCAGGGTGGACGCCTGCTGTCTCGGCTGCTGCCTGATGGAGATGAGAGCCTACACGGCCCAAAAACATCTCATTGGTACCATATGTCAGAGGTAGGACAATTTGATCATTGTTCTGGTGTTACTGTCTTGGTGCAAACTTCAAACGTTTTACTATTAAAGAGGCATTTGAGGTTTTTGAGGCATCTGTCTatgtggtttttgtttgtgcttttctcAGTGGTTATTTCACTATGgaatttttttgttcatgttgagTATTTTGTTGAAGTGGCCGTGCTTCTTTCAGTCTCataaaaaaacaggaataaaagaTACCTAAATTTAGTCAAGAATATTTATGTTGCAGAAATTTTAATACTTCACGATCTTGGGCTGAACAACTTGTCatttgagccttttttttccatgtcaCTCCCAGCCTCTGTCCGACCACATTAGATTCCCAGGCCTATCTGTAAATAGCATTGTGGGCCTTTACTGTTCCACTGAGCCCGGGTGTAGTCTAAACCTGGGAGAGCTAATGCACAAAACAGCTGTTTGCACAGAGACGCACCAGCCGAGTTGCGTGGGGCTAGGAGGGAAGGAATGCGGCATCCTTCTTAATGGGAATGTTGGCTAATGGGAGGCACGTCGACACCCCATCTCCAGCAGTCACACcgtatttatttgttcttcttcatctggCCTAAATCTGACTCCTGCATTAAATAGTGTGGCCCTGTGTGTCAAATTTAGCATTATCCCGGAGCAACACGCTCGATGAAGTTGTTTCCAATTAGCACTGACCTGGCAGAGGTTTCAGTGACCAGAGATCGACATGGTATAAATATTCTCTCAGTTTTCCTAGAATAAAGCGTGCCCCAATTTGAACTCCTCTGACACTGAGCAAACAATGATTTTGGTGCTGCAGAATCATGACAGCTGAAAATGTGGTCAACCAACCATCAAGACCGGACTGTGCCACCGTGTGAAGTCCCAGCCAGCGTATCTGGCAGGTTTCTTATTGCGTGATTATGTAAGGAAACGTGTAAAGCTTCTGTGTGTCGGCCGGTTTCAGGTGGAGCATGTTCACCCCTCTCCTGGAAGTGTGCGACTCAGAAGGGTCGTCCAAACACAGAATCCAGGGCTCATGCTGTCCGTGCCGCTGCTTATCCAACCAGCAGTTCcaggtttatttatataacCCGCAGCACATGTACAACTGTACATTCATTGACCATCATTTTCACACGGCTTTGCGTCACACAACAGATTGTCTCCAACATTGGCGAGAAAGTAGGCACAATATGGAAGAAATGGCCCGGATTCAACGATGAACGCAACATGGATCACGAGTATTTTGGGTTGGAGGGTGAGTTCTGCCTCAAAATGTTCTACTGCACTGATTGGATCTCAACAGGAACTTGGCTTCTTAACATTTATAGCTTTTGCTAAACAGTATGCCTTAGCCTTGCTAGCATCAAACGTGTCTCTTTTGCAGCAGAAACTTTGACTCGTTATTGCAACATATGGACATATAGAGCAACAACATGAACGGCTGCTCCAGTAATTAGCCTACTGCTGAGCAGAAATGTCTGCTGCTCCCACTTGGGAACCGCCGTTATGATGTAATTTCTAGCAATGCCTCCATTTAGCATACATGCAGGACTCCATAGCCTCCTTTCCGATTTGAAATCCGTAACCGTGCCATTTTCATGTGTTTCCATCTCTAGTGCCACCGAGTATGGATTCACACAACAAAATCCTGCTTCTTGCTGCCACTTTCTTACTGGTAAGTGCACGATTTTCTCTTGATAAATGCTGTGgtttcaaataatattttgtgATGAAAACAGTAGTGGTACAGAAACGCTACATCTAAATGCTATTACTCAGGCACAGAAAAATGCTTCCTGTCAAATATTGGATAAACAAGTTCTAGTGGGATTCGTTGGAACTAATTCATTTTAACTGAATTACATAATGCATTATCTCATATTTAGAtaatctgcagaaaaaaattgcCAATCTCCACATCCTTACGCGCTCTAATTATTTCTCTGCAGAATCACATGTTCTTTGAGATGAGCTGATTGGTGAAATGGATCCGTCATTACTAACATGTTAATGGACTACATCTACCCTACACCATATAAACCCTGGCTCCTGTCTCTTTAAatggtgtaaataaataaataaataaataaaagttaataaagCAGTTTTGGTTTCTTAAACTCACCATCTTCTATTCAGTCATTCATGTATGAAAGAAAGTGACTCAGACCCAGCTTTAGCAGCAGatgcatatttaacatttattgctATAATCCAGCAGGTGTACATCCAACAGTGTTTCCTcacttcagacacacacacacacacctgcacccATCATCATACCACCAAATATGGGCAGCATCACAGTCCTCCAACAAACCACAGGCGCTTTGCTCGCACAGATCCGGAAAAAACAAACCGACACCTTCCTCGTGATAAAAACTGTAACGCACCCCGATCCTCGGCCCAGTTTCGTTTCTTTTACTACAAAATGGAAAAGGAGTGAAGGTCAGTGTTTTCAGGACTCCTATACACCTCTGATGAGAACGATAAAGCATAGCCCTTCCCTTGGATTCGTTAAAGGCGGGATCAGGACAGAAAGGGAAACCTGGTTCGGGTCGGGCTCGAGGCCAGGCACAGTGATTTAGGCAGCGTGGCAGTTCATCCTAAGGATGCCAATTACACAACCTTCTGCCCAACACAAGATGATCCTCCTTGTCCTTTGGGATTCAACTTCCATGTCAAAAGATGGAACATTGTTGCCGATTCACTTAAGTGATCTCTGAAGTGGACATTATTTACAATTATATCGTACACAATAATAGAATCCCTTCTAGTTCCAAGTGATCAGAGGAACTGTAGTTAAAATACAGCactgtaataaaataacatctacCTGCAACCCTGTTTGAGTcccaataaaacaaattaacacTTAATGTCAACAGCGAGTGTCATATCTAGTTTTATAACAtattggttttgttgttttatcaaGTACACTTTGTCATCAACTAATGACCAGATCAGCAGACGCCAGTCACACAGCCTCCCTTTGGCGGCAAGTTAACAGATGTTACAACttgcataaaagaaaaaaaaaacaaaaagaagtttaaaaaaagtgaaggcTTTTCTCTTCTCCGGTTGATTAAAAATATCTCTTTCTTCAGCTTCTTTCAGTGTTCGGTTGAAAgacttttctgtttcatttccaaTTTGAAGCAACGAAGGAATAGTCTTCTGGTCTCTGTCCCAGGACTTTGGCTGTCTTCATAATACACAGTGGCAATCCACGCAGAAGTATCCTTCCCTGGACTCGTCACCCCCTCCAACATGTCACATCTACACCTACACAGCAGAGACACCGTTAGAATGTGAGATATGAcgtcacaggaaaaaaaacaaactacagCACTCTGCTCCCATTTAACCACTGCATCTTACTCTTTTCGGAGTATCTCTGTGCGAGGGGCTAACGTCCTCCACTAGCATTCACCAGACCATGGAAGTCTTCCCATGCTCTGCAAACAGAGGAGGATGCAGAACATCATcattcataataaaaacaaaccattcAGAAATTCGTGGCTTTTTAATGGATTAGCTGCAttcatttaatgcaaaacaaacacatggttTAAAAGGGAGCTGCCATGTGGAGATTATACGTCCTATGGTTCAAAGAAAACTAACATTAGAGATgggaattaataaaataaaataaaaaattactgaTGCCATTACAAACTTGTTCTTTGTCAGTTTTGTGATTGATCCTTAATCAGTTCTTTCTGTGCACTTCACAGTGTAAAATCACCATCTAAATTGATGAAAATTAGGTAAtaattccattttaattttgtttctcagTCGAAGGAAAGCCTGCCTACGTGGTGCTAACCTTATTATAACACAGGAAATTCACTCTGGGTTGTGACGTGTGCTACACAGTGCAGCAAAAACACATGGCATTCCTGAAATTAAAGCTCATGTTGTATAGGATAGAATAGGATGTTTCCAATTACTGCTGGTGTTTCCACCCTTactttaaatgaacatttttcagATATTACAAATAGCACAGATGCAGTCTTTTGCAAGTTTGGTTTCCATAAGCACAGATTAATTAGTTCAAGTGTCATTGTTCTGTGCAACTGTTGGAAAAACACGCTAACGTCGTCTCAGCCTCGCCCATGTGTAATGGGAACATAGAAACCAACATTTTGTCCGTAAATAGGTGTGTATGTTGTGACATAAGCATTTAATTAGATAATTGTGACTGGCAAAACAGGTAATGGTAGAAAAAGTTAGTAACACTCCAAATGAGTTATTGGTTAAATTATTGGTTAAAACATAATAAGGTGACATCTTTTTTAGTACAATCAAAGGGCCAAGAGCCAAATTGATTAACAAATCAGATTAGTCAATCAACTGAAATAATGTAAAACTGTGGTCTTTAACGTTAAAACATCACAGTCGTCACCCAGGAAAAGACGTTTGCGGAAAATGCACATTCAGGTAAAtgttaaagagagagagaagttggagagaaaaataataaaacgctTAGACATACATACTTaatgctgtctgtgtgtgtcttgtacTCCATGATGGTGTTGGGAGGCAGGTTGAGGACTCTGCGCAGGGTGTCTCGGATGCGGGACGTGGTTGACTGGTCACTAGCGGTCTTATTCCAGATGGAGATAATGTCCTCCTGAGAGAAACAAAGCACGAAGAGAAGAAACCGACTGTGAGTATGATGAGATGAGACCGGGCGGCTGGTGTCTATAGGCGTATATGTCTGTTACTGGGTTTACCTGGAAGCGTACCGACACCACAGCCCCGCAGATCTCCTCTCCCACCATGAACTGCTCCCCCAGCATGGCCAGGATCAGGTTCTCCCAGCATCGAGACGCCAGGCCTTTCCTCAGACGGATGATCCACTTCCCACCCATCTTATTGGCATCGTCCTAAACACATGCACGTTTTCAGAACAGGCCTTCCATTACAGATACACCACCAggaaaaatactaaatataccCACCTCCCACATGGGTTTAATGCCTTCTTTGAAGAGGTGGAAGTCACTGTGACCGGTCAAGTCGCTAGGTCGGATCATGTGACTATAGAAACGCCAGAACTGCTCCACCTTGGACGGatcaagaaatgtttaaattgacAACTGTGTGAGAATGAGTCAGCAAAGCTTGCGTCTGGCAAAGGTGATAAACAAACAGCGTCCCCTCCCAGCCTATGCCCTATAAAGAGGTCACAACGAGGAGCCACAGACCGAGGCGAAGCTGCCAATCTGTTTGATGTTCTGCTCGTAGCTCTGAGTGCTGGCCGGCCTCCCCGGGGTGCGCCTCGAGTACCAGAAGGTGTAGTTGTACTGAAGCGGGTGCTCTCCTGCCCCTGGAACCACCATCTATCGAGAACAGCAAAACCAACTTTAGTCATGCGTTTAACACAGGAGCAACGAATGCACGTGCGTCGGCGAATTCAACGACTCACTTTTTTCTTGGCGGTGCTCTGTTCTTTGTCCTCGTCTTCAGTCTTTTCCTTCTCACCGTCTTTCGGTGAGCCTTGGTCCTGGTCGTGATCTCCACTGTCGTCATCTTTTAGTCTGGGTTGTGTGGAAGCACGAGAACCAGAACAAAATCACATCTCTTAGTTGGAAATAAACAGCGCTTACAGCGTGTTAGGCTTGACAGTGAAGTAACTTAAGGAgagttcacattttattttagaaaggttttaaatgaactttaCTGTCACTTTGGAAGTTGTACTTTGTAACACTGCTGTTAAATATATTGTACTACAAGAATAAGTGGTTATAGTATTTAGTGTAcagttgtttaaataaaatactaatactactaataatgataataatgcacATGCTGGGAATGAGGTGTACCCTTGAGGCAGGGAGTATTTACAGCAGGGCTGGTGTGTTGCATTAGTTAGAGGTCGAGAAACCTGATAAACTGGGAATTATGTGTACTTTTCCACTGTGTCCTGCAAAGATGTTGACTCATTATAATAACTATGAATACGGCTCCACTAAAACTAACCTGGACGTCATTTAGCAAGTGCCAGGCATGTCGTATATCTGCTCATGCCCTTAGCCCACGTGTGTCTAGTCTGAGCCGAGCCTGAACGCACCTTCCCCCGCCTCTCAACAACTACCACACCGAGGATCCGGGGCCTGCCAGCCTTCCGCCAGGCTAAGCTACGGCTAACAACACATCACCTTCACCCTTTACAAACAGCCATTTCTCACCGCTGTTGCACGTACTCGTCTTAAATGCACCCGTGTGCGTGGACCTCGCTCTCATGTGGGTTTAGAAGCGCACACGGAGCATGCGGGACCATGCAATAAAGCTGACAcacctctctttttttttttcctttttctacaCGCAACGCAGATTTCATTAACGTTGTGAATTTGCAGACGCGACAGGGAGCCCAACATCGGGTAGATATTCCGCAGAAACTTTTATTTACTCACGCGTCAAATTTGTTGTTCATTATTTTCTAGGTGGGAGCCTTTCGGAGTCCGACCACAGCCTCCTGAATTCCGCAGGAACGGCGACGCGCACAGCATAGGCACGTGGACGCGCATGCCGTGTgttgatggtggtggaggaggaggtggtgatcGTGGGAAGGTCAGGGGTGAGACACGGATTTCCTCCCGTGTTCATTTACACTCACTGGTTAAATGCACACGTATATATATCAAGCGAGCACCACATTAAAACAAGAGACACGTCATCTCCATATTGTGTctgagaacattttattcatcacaTCTTGTTCCAAACTTccaaacataataaatacactCCAACTCTGATCAGTCAATTTGAGCTTTTTAAAAAGTACGTTCAGTCTGGCTCCGCCGAATAATAAGGTACCCTGTGACTTCAGCGCACACAGACGGCGTGAGCGGGCGGACACACACCACCATGTGCACAAAGAGGAGCGGCGGCATCTTCACACGAAGCGGCCTCCTCTGATGTTCCGCGTCCCTTGTTTCATCCCTCCCGTCCCTCTGCTTGTCATCAATTCTTGCGCCAACTTCAAAGAGTGGCTCTTTTCGGGTCCGAGCAAAGCCACGGGCCGAGTCTGCGGGGCCAAAAGGAAAGGAACTTCTTTATTAGGTGCGGCCTGACTTTAGCCTTCACCGTGACTGTGAGCAGGTTTGTGGACAGGGGACTGTGGAAACCCCATGTTTGTGTCTAGAGGTAAACAATGCAAGCTCGATAAGAAGCGTCTGGGGGTGAGGGACGGGGAGCTCTGGGATAGTATGGCACGTTATGGTGCGGTGTGGTTTGGTTGGCTCTGCTGTCGCAGACCACCCCCTCGCCCGTTGCCCCCTGTGCCTCTGCGAGGACCTTCATGAGAGAGCCCTTTGTTCCGGGCCGGCAGGCGCACCAGTGAGTGAATGAGCAAGAGCAGCGGCGGCCTTCTTCAGTGGCGGCTGTTTGTTTACACCAGCCAGTCCCGTCATACTTCATTAGCAGCCCAGCCCACCGACAACCTCTGATGTCCTAATCGCTGATGAGTGTGTAGCTGCCCATCAGCCCCGAGCCTCAGCGGTTCTGGGTAAAGGGCTTTCTGGCATTCCCACTGAATGTTCCTGCCTTCTCAGCCACTCATGGTACGTGTACATAtatgcgcgcgcgcacacacacacgcacgcacgcacacgcacacgcacggcCTCTGTGGTGAGGGTGGATGCTAGAACTGGTTCTTTCATCGCGGGCCAAGAGGCACAGGGAGGTGAGTCGACATCAGTGGAGCAGCAACAGTCCCCAAGAACTAGCTCTGCATCACAGAGATGTGAGAGACCTGCCGcccagacagagacagagacagagatggagacggAGAGGGGGATTATTCAGTGCTGCCATCTTCTGATCACAATCATTAAAGTTTGACATGTAAAAATAAGACATTCATATGTGAACCGTCCACTACATGTTAAACTCCCGTTAATATCTGATGAATCAGCTTGTAGGTAAATTTCATGATGTTAGAAAATACAGATGTTTCAACTAACAAATATTTTGACTAATGGGTTAAAACGTTCATCAGACACGGTGATAAACTCCCATCATAATTCCACACATGACGAAAGTGAGGTATTCAAATTGCTTGGCTTGTCTGACCAATAACGTGAAACCCCAAAACAAATCGATTGATCATAAATCCTTCCAGTGCAAGAGAATATGATGTGTACTCAAAATGAACCGACCTCCTGAATGGCTTTCCCAAGCCTCTCCTGGCTTTTCACCACTTTCCTGAAAGAGACACAGACCCGCCGTCACTTTTAACAGTTACACAATGAAAGTGGGAGACCTCAGGGGAAGAAAGCTAACCGGTGTGTTCGGCGAGCCAGACTGAGGGTGAAGTTTGCAGAGCAGTCAGGCTGATAGGTGGACGGCACTATGGTGTAAGCtccaggagggagggagcaggcGTGACTGACGTCCTGGGTGTAGCAGTGAGGGATGCAGCTGGCTACGGGATCCTCGTCCCTGGGAATCGTCTGCTCAGATTCCCCTTCTCGTACCTgggtacatttttaaatgtgcacaaTTTTAAGAGTGGCAGCATAgcaataaatagtaataaatataaaagtacaaaaaataaaagtacaatgGTGCAATGTTGATGGTGCAAGGTCGGcttgaattttaattttttttattgatcaacATTGATTTTTGGTATTTgatgtttaaaaatgtccatgttTATTTCTGCGCACTCTGTGTTAAGCAGTTCTCCTCAAGGTCTGAGATGAGTGGACCACATGCTTCAGGCTGGCCAagtacagacagaaaaaaagaaggaggtgGAACAAACAAgagcacagaggcagaaaacaatGTGTGCACTGCTCAAACTTTAAGTCAGTTCGATTTCTGGGACATTGATCTGGTCAGTTAAGTAGCGGAGGGAGTCGTTacagtttcagctgctttggGGGTATTGACATTTCTTCCCTCCTCATCTTTTCTCACTGGTTTTCACTAgttttatatttgaccaggGTCAGTGTCACTACAGTGGACCCTATAAAGGGTGCACAGGCTGTCCACTTCCTCCAGGATGGCACATCAATATGTACCATTCCCAGAAGGTTTGCTGTGTCTCCCAGCACAGTCTCCATAGGAGATTCCAGGATACAGGCAGTTACTCTAGGACAGCTGGACAGTACACGGTCCTCAACTCATCAGGAGGACGGGTATCTGCTACCTTGTGCAAGGAGGATCAAGCCGGGCATTACCAGAGCCCTACAAAATGAGCTCCACTAGGCTACTAGTGTTAATGTCTCTGACAAAAAGATCAGTAAGAGACTTCATGAGGGTGGCCTGAGGGCCCGACGTCCTCCAGTGGGCCCTGTGCTCACTGCCCAGCGCCGTGGAGCTCGATTGACATTTGTCAAAGAACACCAAAATTGGCAGATCTGCCACTGACGCCTTGTTGCTACAGATGAGGGCAGGTTCACCCTGAGCACATCTGACACATGTGAAAGGGTCTGGAGAAGCCGTGGAGAATGTTACGCTGCTTGTATCATGGGTCAGCTTGACCGGTTGAGGCATGTCCATGGAGGGACCCACACAAATCTACAGGCTAGACAACGGCACGCTGACTGCATCAGGTGTCTAATACACGACACTGGTGCAGCGTATCTACTCTGATCTACAATGGCAGGCCTTATGTGGTGAGGGTATACAGGCTGTTCCTGGAGGATGGCGGGTGCCGCTGTCATACTCTGCTAcagtttctttatttaacattattCCACTGTTGTTCAgctgtttaaatgtcaaaaatcaaGGTTTTCCACTGGTCGTGCCACGATGACCCATGGCCATCGCTGCACATGCAAACTCTAGATAAAGATCGAGGATTTTCCGACACCAGAAATGGCATGCTGGAATGTGGAAAGCTGCTTCCATTTCCAGCACAATATGTGCAGCTTGGTTAAAAATAGTATGTAAATCACTACAACAGTTTAAAAGATCCGTTGCAGCAGATAAAGAATATTTGTATATGTGTATCTATTTTTGCTCCGTTGTGTTTACGCCACTAATGCTTTACACCACTCAGTCGcaaatttaaatcttaaaatgctGTCCAAGCATcaagcagtagtagtagtaattatTTTGCACGACCTGGATGAACTACGCATACATTTTAAGAGCTAAAAGATCCTTTAGCCTCATTTATTACTAATATCATCAGTCTGTGAGTGTTGGGGTCTAAAAGTGGCATCATTGTTTTCTCAGTCTCCCATATAGGAAGTATTAACTTCCTCTTCTTAACTTCTTTGTGTATGAAAAGGATTTTAAGTCAGTGTAACTTCATATATACACATGAtatggcataacattatgaccactttcctaatattgtgtaggtctcccgtGTCTCAAagacagctgtgactcatcagagaatggacatgggccttctgaaggtgtcctgtggtgtctgctaacatgatgttgtcagtgggggtctttgggtgctgtgggttcaggggaggggcctctgtggatcaggcttgttccactgTGTCCAATAGatttttgatcagtttgggatctagttgatttagaggccaggtcaacaccttgtgctgtttttcatgttttttgagttgttcctaaaccatttttgtttgtctgtgtcaggctgaatcctgctgctatcgaggagtgtcattgctatggggtgggggtgtctggtctggtctaggtgggtgcta encodes:
- the LOC125010329 gene encoding phospholipid scramblase family member 5 isoform X1; this encodes MPGGWTLMFNTMSAVTTQPLSFGQLEREKHIQMIFRAFQSRGGPPSFECRTHPPGPKSHQGPPDWEPEEQLSDLAPEGRMENDCQRPTGTEEQKLGAAAGSDFMSALETVSRIRVTGRPELQGPQCVSRRIYSIATGGSRSQLFVAVEESSCLCLQCCGPARACSLQGYDCQGRQVFYFERPLRVDACCLGCCLMEMRAYTAQKHLIGTICQRWSMFTPLLEVCDSEGSSKHRIQGSCCPCRCLSNQQFQIVSNIGEKVGTIWKKWPGFNDERNMDHEYFGLEVPPSMDSHNKILLLAATFLLNHMFFEMS
- the LOC125010329 gene encoding phospholipid scramblase family member 5 isoform X2: MSAVTTQPLSFGQLEREKHIQMIFRAFQSRGGPPSFECRTHPPGPKSHQGPPDWEPEEQLSDLAPEGRMENDCQRPTGTEEQKLGAAAGSDFMSALETVSRIRVTGRPELQGPQCVSRRIYSIATGGSRSQLFVAVEESSCLCLQCCGPARACSLQGYDCQGRQVFYFERPLRVDACCLGCCLMEMRAYTAQKHLIGTICQRWSMFTPLLEVCDSEGSSKHRIQGSCCPCRCLSNQQFQIVSNIGEKVGTIWKKWPGFNDERNMDHEYFGLEVPPSMDSHNKILLLAATFLLNHMFFEMS
- the eif4e2 gene encoding eukaryotic translation initiation factor 4E type 2 isoform X1, translated to MNNKFDALKDDDSGDHDQDQGSPKDGEKEKTEDEDKEQSTAKKKMVVPGAGEHPLQYNYTFWYSRRTPGRPASTQSYEQNIKQIGSFASVEQFWRFYSHMIRPSDLTGHSDFHLFKEGIKPMWEDDANKMGGKWIIRLRKGLASRCWENLILAMLGEQFMVGEEICGAVVSVRFQEDIISIWNKTASDQSTTSRIRDTLRRVLNLPPNTIMEYKTHTDSIKAWEDFHGLVNASGGR
- the eif4e2 gene encoding eukaryotic translation initiation factor 4E type 2 isoform X3, whose amino-acid sequence is MVVPGAGEHPLQYNYTFWYSRRTPGRPASTQSYEQNIKQIGSFASVEQFWRFYSHMIRPSDLTGHSDFHLFKEGIKPMWEDDANKMGGKWIIRLRKGLASRCWENLILAMLGEQFMVGEEICGAVVSVRFQEDIISIWNKTASDQSTTSRIRDTLRRVLNLPPNTIMEYKTHTDSIKAWEDFHGLVNASGGR
- the eif4e2 gene encoding eukaryotic translation initiation factor 4E type 2 isoform X2 — its product is MNNKFDALKDDDSGDHDQDQGSPKDGEKEKTEDEDKEQSTAKKKMVVPGAGEHPLQYNYTFWYSRRTPGRPASTQSYEQNIKQIGSFASVEQFWRFYSHMIRPSDLTGHSDFHLFKEGIKPMWEDDANKMGGKWIIRLRKGLASRCWENLILAMLGEQFMVGEEICGAVVSVRFQEDIISIWNKTASDQSTTSRIRDTLRRVLNLPPNTIMEYKTHTDSIKYSMGRLPWSGEC